The following proteins are encoded in a genomic region of Gimesia algae:
- a CDS encoding ABC transporter permease subunit/CPBP intramembrane protease, which translates to MIQWKNIKLILMRELRDQMRDRRTLFMVAILPLLLYPAMGIGMVQMTVLFSEQPRTVVLLGADELPKQPQLLDGDQFVSNWFTIPSDADKLRVITDSQPADTENPDSESTESETNSEREEILKQAHQLELELKQHQNLLDEWDKLKGKEDSKETELLLNEITETKERLSKQFAESKIQVLIIIPKGLSKELEQVSAKLALHEPIDFDPAVSSRPLILRNRADEKSKLAFIRVQEAMDAWEKAILRARLNRARLPVSLPTPINPEVIDLAQDDQLAANLWSKLFPALLIIMAATGAFYPAIDLGAGEKERGTMETLLISPAKRTEIVLGKFLTVLVFSVSTALLNLASMGFTGKHMVNVAGTGALSKIGDLSFPSFSALFWIVILLIPLSALFSALCLSLATFARSSKEGQYYLTPLLMVTIGLTVFCLSPAVEINPFYSLMPVVGVALLLKGMLLSTVNAGILYVYAIPVLVTSIGYSLLALWWAIDQFQREDVLFREAERFEVGLWLKHLMRTKDALPSFSEAGFCFVIIMLLQFAVMNTMRDAIQMATAAERPTRMMQLLMIQQLAIIATPALMMGIMLTTSMRKTFRLYLPRFGFWLVAIVLAFALHPLSQELVSSLRWFFPALPKGTVAVLQDMSDPNQAIWLILLAFALAPAVCEELAFRGFILSGFGRRGRAWLAIILSSVTFGAMHMIPQQVFNATLVGLALGLIAVHSRSLFPGIVFHFLYNSLSVFRGRVPEKWVPENGLQYFVSMEPDGLRYSWPLLLICVVIAIVLLRWVTLQTKPAHGQPAESLSLSSYDRRLTDSK; encoded by the coding sequence ATGATACAGTGGAAGAACATCAAGCTGATCTTAATGCGAGAATTGCGCGACCAGATGCGCGACCGCCGCACTCTGTTTATGGTGGCAATTCTTCCGCTGCTGCTCTACCCGGCAATGGGTATCGGCATGGTGCAGATGACCGTGTTGTTTTCCGAACAACCTCGAACGGTTGTCCTGCTGGGAGCCGATGAATTACCAAAACAGCCCCAATTACTGGACGGGGATCAGTTTGTTTCCAACTGGTTTACGATTCCTTCAGATGCCGACAAACTGCGCGTCATTACGGACAGTCAACCTGCAGATACAGAGAACCCCGATTCTGAGTCTACAGAGTCTGAAACCAATTCCGAACGTGAAGAGATCCTGAAGCAGGCTCATCAGCTGGAGTTGGAGCTGAAACAGCATCAGAATCTGCTGGACGAATGGGACAAGTTGAAAGGCAAGGAAGACAGTAAAGAGACTGAGTTGCTTCTCAACGAAATTACAGAGACTAAAGAACGGCTCAGTAAACAGTTTGCTGAAAGTAAGATCCAGGTTCTGATTATTATACCAAAGGGACTTTCAAAAGAACTGGAGCAAGTCAGTGCGAAGCTGGCACTTCATGAGCCAATAGACTTTGATCCGGCAGTTTCGTCCAGGCCATTGATTCTGAGAAACAGAGCCGATGAGAAATCGAAACTGGCCTTTATCCGGGTTCAGGAAGCGATGGATGCGTGGGAAAAAGCGATTTTACGTGCCCGGCTGAACCGAGCCAGGCTTCCCGTTTCTTTACCAACGCCCATCAATCCGGAAGTGATCGACCTGGCGCAGGATGACCAGCTGGCAGCGAATCTCTGGAGCAAGTTGTTTCCAGCCTTGTTGATTATCATGGCTGCCACAGGTGCCTTTTATCCGGCGATCGACCTGGGAGCCGGTGAGAAAGAACGGGGCACGATGGAAACGCTGTTAATCTCACCCGCGAAGCGAACGGAAATCGTGCTGGGTAAGTTTTTAACAGTGTTGGTTTTCAGTGTGTCGACGGCGTTGCTGAATCTGGCCAGTATGGGATTTACCGGCAAACATATGGTCAATGTGGCGGGAACGGGGGCACTTTCCAAAATCGGCGATCTGTCGTTTCCTTCGTTTTCGGCTCTCTTCTGGATCGTAATCCTACTGATCCCCCTTTCAGCGCTGTTTAGTGCATTGTGTCTGTCACTGGCCACGTTTGCACGCAGCAGCAAGGAAGGTCAATACTATCTGACTCCGTTATTGATGGTCACAATTGGTCTGACCGTCTTTTGTTTATCTCCCGCAGTGGAAATCAATCCCTTTTACAGTCTGATGCCCGTAGTCGGTGTCGCACTCTTATTGAAGGGGATGCTGTTATCGACGGTCAATGCCGGTATTTTGTATGTCTATGCGATTCCGGTCCTGGTGACGAGCATCGGATATAGCTTGCTGGCGCTCTGGTGGGCGATCGACCAGTTCCAGCGGGAAGATGTATTATTCCGTGAAGCCGAACGGTTTGAAGTCGGGCTCTGGTTGAAGCATCTGATGCGCACCAAAGACGCCCTGCCCAGTTTCTCTGAGGCCGGATTCTGTTTTGTCATCATTATGCTGCTGCAGTTTGCGGTCATGAATACCATGCGCGATGCCATCCAGATGGCGACCGCTGCAGAACGCCCGACGCGAATGATGCAGCTACTCATGATTCAGCAACTGGCGATCATCGCGACTCCGGCTTTGATGATGGGCATTATGCTGACGACCAGCATGCGAAAGACGTTTCGTCTGTATCTGCCTCGCTTCGGTTTCTGGCTAGTGGCGATTGTCCTGGCGTTTGCCCTGCATCCACTTTCACAGGAACTGGTTTCGAGTTTAAGATGGTTCTTCCCCGCATTGCCGAAGGGGACTGTTGCTGTCCTGCAGGATATGTCTGATCCGAATCAGGCCATCTGGCTGATTTTACTGGCGTTTGCGCTGGCACCGGCGGTCTGTGAAGAACTGGCTTTCCGAGGTTTCATATTAAGCGGCTTTGGTCGACGTGGACGTGCCTGGCTGGCAATTATCCTGTCGAGTGTCACCTTTGGTGCCATGCATATGATTCCCCAGCAGGTATTTAATGCAACCCTGGTCGGATTAGCACTGGGTTTGATTGCCGTTCACAGTCGCAGTCTGTTTCCGGGAATCGTGTTTCATTTTCTCTATAACTCCCTTTCGGTATTCAGAGGTCGTGTGCCTGAAAAATGGGTTCCCGAAAATGGCCTGCAGTATTTTGTCAGTATGGAGCCGGATGGTTTACGGTATTCCTGGCCATTGCTGCTGATTTGTGTCGTGATCGCGATTGTTCTGCTGCGATGGGTCACACTTCAGACCAAACCAGCTCACGGTCAGCCGGCAGAATCGTTGTCTCTGTCTTCTTACGATCGCAGGCTCACTGATTCCAAATGA
- a CDS encoding ATP-binding cassette domain-containing protein: MIHVEGLSKSFDDLRRGSIVALDSVSFDVQAGEIFGLLGPNGAGKTTCLRMLSTVLQPTGGSATVAGFDVATHPQDVRSQIGFMSCNTGIYDRMTAWEMVEYFGRLYGIEEQELQQRLDRIFTTLQMQEIKDMLGSKMSTGMKQKVSIARTIIHDPPVLIFDEPTTGLDVLVARAVLKTIEALREEGKCIIFSTHIMREVEKLCDRVAVIYKGKILAIGSIPELEEQYHESDMEELFFSLIQQHEDQLAMKAQ, encoded by the coding sequence ATGATTCACGTCGAAGGGCTGAGTAAAAGTTTCGATGATTTGCGTCGCGGCAGCATTGTCGCGCTCGACTCAGTGAGCTTTGATGTCCAGGCGGGAGAAATCTTTGGATTACTGGGGCCTAATGGGGCCGGTAAAACAACCTGTTTGCGCATGTTGAGTACAGTCCTGCAGCCGACTGGCGGTTCGGCGACTGTGGCGGGCTTCGATGTGGCGACCCATCCCCAGGATGTGCGCAGCCAGATCGGATTCATGTCCTGCAATACCGGAATCTATGATCGGATGACTGCCTGGGAAATGGTGGAATATTTTGGTCGACTCTATGGCATCGAAGAGCAAGAGTTGCAACAGAGGCTGGATCGCATTTTCACAACACTGCAGATGCAGGAGATCAAGGACATGCTCGGTTCGAAAATGTCGACCGGGATGAAGCAGAAAGTGTCTATCGCCCGCACCATCATCCATGATCCCCCGGTTCTGATCTTCGATGAACCCACCACGGGGCTAGATGTTCTGGTGGCACGTGCCGTATTGAAAACGATTGAGGCTCTGCGTGAGGAAGGCAAGTGCATTATTTTTTCGACTCACATTATGAGAGAAGTCGAAAAATTATGTGATCGCGTCGCCGTCATTTACAAAGGAAAAATTCTGGCGATCGGTAGTATCCCGGAACTGGAAGAACAATATCACGAGTCGGATATGGAAGAGTTGTTCTTCAGTTTAATTCAACAGCATGAAGACCAGCTGGCGATGAAGGCTCAATAA
- the mqnC gene encoding cyclic dehypoxanthinyl futalosine synthase — MSSEIASLLDKAVAGERLNREEGLKLMESHDLVALGRAANEVTKRLHPEPYRTYNIDRNINYSNSCTAVCDFCAFYRNPKSPEVYVLKPEQLYQKIEETIELGGDQILLQGGLHPTLKLEWYEDLLRDLRERYPTVNVHGFSPPEIHHFTKVNKLSLREVLVRLKAAGLGSVPGGGGEILVDRVRKEITRGKVLTDEWLEVNRVWHELGGISSATMMFGHIETLAERIEHLDRLRELQDETHGFSAFICWTLQPDHTDMDYVPPAGAFEYLKTQAVSRLYLDNFQNIQSSWVTQGEKTGQMALFFGANDMGSLMIEENVVSQAGTTHHLTVETIRRCITESGYIPRQRNVFYDYIDDPDSSGPAKGAGHVPLPVLN; from the coding sequence TTGTCTTCCGAAATTGCATCTCTGCTGGATAAAGCCGTTGCTGGCGAACGTCTGAATCGAGAAGAGGGACTCAAGCTGATGGAGTCTCACGATCTGGTTGCGCTTGGTCGTGCGGCTAATGAAGTCACAAAACGCCTGCATCCGGAACCGTATCGTACTTACAATATTGATCGGAATATTAACTATTCCAACTCCTGTACGGCCGTCTGTGATTTCTGTGCCTTCTACCGCAATCCCAAATCTCCGGAAGTCTATGTTCTCAAGCCCGAGCAGTTGTATCAGAAGATTGAAGAGACGATTGAACTGGGCGGGGATCAGATTCTCCTGCAGGGAGGCCTGCATCCGACGCTGAAACTGGAGTGGTATGAGGATCTGCTGCGGGATCTGCGTGAACGCTATCCTACCGTGAATGTCCATGGTTTCAGCCCTCCCGAAATTCATCATTTTACAAAAGTCAATAAGCTGTCCCTGCGCGAAGTGCTGGTACGGCTCAAAGCCGCTGGGCTGGGAAGTGTGCCGGGAGGAGGGGGAGAGATTCTCGTTGATCGTGTGCGCAAAGAGATCACACGCGGCAAAGTCCTCACCGATGAGTGGCTGGAAGTGAATCGCGTCTGGCATGAACTGGGTGGCATTTCAAGCGCCACGATGATGTTCGGTCATATCGAAACTCTGGCAGAACGGATCGAACATCTGGATCGTCTGCGGGAACTACAGGATGAAACGCATGGTTTTTCCGCTTTCATCTGCTGGACTCTGCAGCCGGATCACACGGACATGGATTATGTCCCACCCGCGGGTGCATTTGAGTATTTAAAGACGCAGGCTGTGAGTCGCCTGTATCTCGATAACTTCCAGAACATTCAGTCTTCCTGGGTCACTCAGGGTGAGAAAACCGGACAGATGGCACTCTTTTTTGGTGCGAATGATATGGGCAGTCTGATGATTGAAGAGAACGTGGTTTCTCAGGCGGGAACCACTCACCATCTGACTGTTGAGACAATTCGACGCTGTATTACCGAATCGGGGTATATCCCCAGGCAGCGGAATGTCTTTTATGACTATATCGATGATCCTGATTCGAGCGGTCCTGCCAAAGGAGCAGGTCACGTTCCGCTCCCCGTGCTCAACTGA
- a CDS encoding menaquinone biosynthetic enzyme MqnA/MqnD family protein, giving the protein MSDLIPPPIRVGAVSYLNSKPLIEDLEELAENAELMLDYPSLLADDLAAGRIDVGLIPSIEVIRSSEYEIISNACVATQGPVLSVKMYSRVPLGQIKRLALDMGSRTSATLVRIMLAEQYGVYPEVEPLPIEQTIDASTADAILLIGDRAIHTPETSFVATWDLGEEWLRWTGLPFVFAMWAVRRDQETGALEAALCQARDKGVTLLDEIARREAPKLGIDESVAESYLKNNLSFYLGPAECCGLHLFQELAIKTGLAPEGVPLVFRNCISAG; this is encoded by the coding sequence ATGTCTGACTTGATTCCACCCCCAATTCGCGTGGGGGCGGTCTCCTATCTCAACTCGAAGCCCTTGATTGAAGATCTGGAAGAGCTTGCCGAAAATGCGGAACTGATGTTGGATTATCCCAGTCTGCTGGCGGATGATCTGGCTGCCGGGCGGATCGACGTTGGATTAATCCCTTCAATTGAAGTGATCCGGAGTTCCGAATACGAAATCATTTCCAACGCCTGTGTCGCGACACAGGGGCCGGTTTTGAGTGTTAAGATGTATAGCAGGGTTCCTCTGGGGCAAATCAAAAGACTGGCTTTGGATATGGGGTCCCGGACGAGTGCGACTCTGGTTCGTATCATGCTGGCGGAACAGTATGGCGTTTATCCGGAAGTTGAGCCGCTGCCCATCGAACAGACAATTGATGCCAGTACCGCTGACGCGATTTTATTGATCGGCGATCGTGCGATCCATACCCCGGAGACGAGTTTTGTGGCAACCTGGGATCTGGGAGAAGAGTGGTTACGGTGGACAGGTCTCCCGTTTGTGTTTGCGATGTGGGCGGTTCGACGCGATCAGGAAACTGGAGCGCTGGAAGCTGCGTTGTGCCAGGCACGGGATAAAGGTGTGACACTGTTGGATGAGATAGCCCGTCGGGAAGCGCCGAAGCTGGGCATTGATGAATCGGTGGCCGAAAGTTACCTGAAGAATAATTTGAGTTTTTACCTGGGACCTGCGGAATGTTGCGGGTTACATTTGTTTCAAGAATTAGCTATTAAAACGGGACTTGCGCCCGAGGGGGTTCCTCTTGTCTTCCGAAATTGCATCTCTGCTGGATAA
- the proC gene encoding pyrroline-5-carboxylate reductase — protein sequence MTKQSLSKVGFIGAGRMATALAGGLISSGFTTKDHVCASDTYEAASHNFVQQTGARSVSTNQLVLEQSDIIILSVKPQQIPDVLQEIKSSVTSQHLLISIAAGCPLSLFLDTLGKSTRMIRVMPNTPCLVKQGASAFARGGQASTEDAKLVESLLATVGIAFEVPESQLDAVTGLSGSGPAYIYQVIEALSDGGVRVGLPRHIATQLAAQTVKGAAEMVLQTGEHPGTLKDAVTSPGGTTIAGIHALEAGGLRNSLMNAVSAATNRSMELGNEK from the coding sequence ATGACAAAACAGAGCCTCTCCAAAGTCGGCTTCATTGGAGCTGGTCGTATGGCAACCGCTCTTGCAGGGGGATTAATATCATCCGGATTCACAACAAAAGACCATGTCTGTGCCAGCGACACTTACGAAGCAGCCAGTCATAATTTTGTTCAGCAGACCGGTGCGCGGTCCGTTTCAACCAATCAGCTGGTCTTAGAACAATCAGATATCATCATCCTCTCAGTCAAACCCCAGCAGATTCCCGACGTGCTTCAGGAAATCAAATCCTCTGTGACCAGCCAGCATCTCCTGATTTCCATCGCCGCCGGCTGCCCGCTGTCGCTGTTTCTGGACACACTGGGAAAATCCACTCGCATGATCCGCGTGATGCCCAATACCCCCTGCCTGGTCAAGCAGGGGGCGTCTGCATTCGCTCGTGGCGGACAGGCATCGACAGAAGATGCGAAGCTGGTTGAGTCATTACTTGCGACAGTGGGCATCGCGTTTGAAGTCCCCGAGTCACAACTTGACGCGGTCACCGGTCTGTCAGGCAGCGGCCCCGCTTATATCTACCAGGTGATCGAAGCCCTCAGTGATGGCGGCGTCCGCGTAGGTCTGCCTCGACATATCGCCACTCAACTGGCTGCTCAAACGGTCAAAGGGGCAGCCGAGATGGTGCTGCAGACAGGAGAACATCCAGGCACACTCAAAGATGCGGTCACCAGCCCCGGCGGAACGACGATCGCCGGGATTCATGCACTGGAAGCCGGCGGATTAAGAAACAGCCTGATGAACGCAGTCAGCGCGGCTACCAATCGTTCAATGGAACTTGGGAATGAAAAATGA
- a CDS encoding prolyl oligopeptidase family serine peptidase, which yields MFRQSVRVTLLLSCLLLTGIPLAQAAEPDLKSLLSQPVLENDLSWKEVQTFIAPRVPGMPEISSVEEWEKYISQVRSNVLNKVVFRGEATKWRDTKLKVVWLETIAGGPEYKIQKLRFEALPGLWVPALLYIPNDLTGKVPVVMNVNGHDRNGKAADYKQVRCINQAKRGMLALNIEWLGMGQLNVSGFTHYKMNQLDLCGTSGLAPFYLSMKRGLDVLLSHPHADPERVAVAGLSGGGWQTIFISSLDERVTLSNPVAGYSSFLTRVYHTKDLGDSEQTPNDLAVYADYTHLTAMRAPRPTLLTNNSKDNCCFESGYAQPPLLKAAFPIFKLYDKENNLQKHVNDDPGDHNFLKDNREALYRMLSAHFSEPGNPLPVKEMECNAELKTADELKVELPANNADFHTLALKLCQNLPRRTKSTPEKQRAALKQVVHFRPADTPLDATQTSQTTAGKTTVTFWKLKIDQNWTVPAVEFSNGDSESTTILVADAGRKSLEKQVEKLLAQGETVLAVDPFYFGESKISQRDFLYGLLVAAVGERPLGIQAGQLTSIAHWLHDQKKQTSVKIQSVGPRSSLFSLVAAAINPEVFSSVQLQGSFGSLKEIIEQDQSVNQSPELFCFGLLKQFDIKDLVALAGKDKVNFIDPSERVKQELSQVQVKKDLDYLGEGRSEKLDLYLPDPQFQSGPYPAVVIIHGGGWHGGDKAARRELNIGNNLAKAGYVCASINYQLAERHSRFTDNLKQVWPGHLQDCKTAVRYLRKHAKQYQIDTDHIGAIGGSAGGHLVAMLAVTGDDPQLDPKGPYADFSTRIQAVVPMYGAHDLIALAKSRDLLDSFTDEEKELSQQASAVSHLTKDDPPFLILHGTKDTTVPLEQSKRLQSALQNENMPSELLIIEGAPHSFHLQPSQQDLRPAVIGFFDRYLKP from the coding sequence ATGTTTCGCCAGTCTGTCCGTGTCACTCTGTTGCTTTCCTGCCTCTTACTGACGGGGATCCCCCTCGCACAGGCAGCGGAACCCGATTTGAAGAGCCTGTTGTCTCAGCCGGTTCTGGAAAATGACCTTTCCTGGAAAGAAGTGCAGACCTTCATTGCACCACGGGTTCCCGGGATGCCGGAAATCAGTAGCGTTGAGGAATGGGAAAAATATATTTCGCAAGTCCGCAGTAATGTGCTCAATAAAGTGGTCTTTCGGGGTGAAGCAACAAAATGGCGCGACACTAAATTGAAAGTCGTCTGGCTCGAAACCATCGCAGGCGGCCCGGAATATAAAATCCAGAAATTACGCTTTGAAGCACTGCCCGGTTTGTGGGTACCCGCACTCCTCTATATCCCCAACGACCTGACAGGCAAAGTCCCTGTCGTCATGAATGTGAATGGCCACGATCGTAACGGGAAAGCAGCCGACTACAAACAGGTTCGCTGTATCAACCAGGCGAAGCGGGGCATGCTGGCACTCAACATCGAATGGCTGGGCATGGGCCAGTTGAACGTTTCCGGTTTCACACATTATAAAATGAATCAACTGGATCTGTGTGGTACGAGTGGACTGGCCCCCTTTTATCTGTCGATGAAACGTGGCCTTGATGTCCTCTTATCACACCCTCATGCAGACCCGGAACGGGTTGCGGTCGCTGGTCTTTCAGGTGGTGGCTGGCAGACCATCTTCATCAGTTCGCTGGATGAACGGGTGACTCTTTCCAATCCGGTCGCCGGATATTCCAGCTTCCTGACGCGTGTTTATCACACAAAAGATCTGGGCGACTCCGAACAGACCCCTAACGATTTAGCCGTCTATGCTGACTACACCCATTTAACAGCAATGCGGGCCCCCCGCCCCACCCTGCTCACAAACAACTCCAAAGACAACTGCTGCTTTGAATCCGGATATGCACAGCCGCCACTGTTAAAGGCCGCTTTCCCGATCTTTAAACTCTACGACAAAGAAAACAATCTACAGAAACATGTCAACGATGATCCCGGCGATCACAATTTCCTGAAAGACAATCGCGAAGCGCTCTACCGCATGCTGTCGGCTCACTTTTCCGAACCCGGTAACCCCTTACCAGTCAAAGAAATGGAATGTAACGCTGAACTCAAAACAGCAGATGAACTCAAAGTCGAGCTGCCCGCAAACAATGCCGACTTCCATACACTGGCTCTCAAGCTCTGCCAGAATCTGCCGCGACGTACGAAAAGCACTCCTGAAAAACAGCGCGCTGCACTCAAGCAGGTCGTGCACTTCAGACCTGCTGACACTCCACTCGATGCCACACAAACCAGCCAGACGACAGCCGGCAAAACGACTGTCACATTCTGGAAACTGAAGATTGATCAAAACTGGACCGTCCCTGCTGTCGAATTTTCCAATGGCGATTCTGAATCAACAACCATCCTTGTTGCAGACGCAGGTCGAAAAAGCCTGGAAAAACAGGTCGAAAAATTGCTGGCACAAGGCGAAACAGTTCTCGCCGTCGATCCCTTTTACTTCGGCGAATCAAAAATCAGCCAACGCGACTTTCTGTATGGACTGCTGGTTGCCGCTGTGGGAGAACGCCCATTGGGAATTCAGGCCGGCCAGTTAACATCGATTGCACACTGGTTACACGACCAGAAAAAGCAGACGTCTGTCAAGATCCAGTCTGTCGGCCCCCGCAGCAGCCTGTTTTCACTCGTAGCAGCGGCCATCAATCCAGAGGTCTTTTCCAGCGTGCAGTTACAAGGCTCATTCGGTTCTTTGAAAGAAATCATTGAACAGGATCAATCTGTCAATCAGTCGCCGGAGCTCTTCTGCTTTGGATTGCTGAAGCAGTTCGACATCAAGGACCTGGTCGCCCTGGCAGGGAAAGACAAGGTAAATTTTATTGATCCCAGCGAGCGTGTCAAACAGGAGCTGTCTCAGGTCCAGGTAAAAAAAGACCTCGATTATCTGGGAGAAGGACGCAGCGAAAAGCTGGACCTGTATCTGCCCGATCCTCAATTTCAGAGCGGCCCTTATCCCGCTGTTGTAATCATTCACGGCGGTGGCTGGCATGGCGGCGATAAAGCAGCCCGCCGCGAGTTGAACATCGGAAACAATCTGGCGAAAGCCGGTTATGTCTGCGCCAGTATTAATTATCAACTCGCGGAACGGCACTCCCGGTTTACCGACAATCTCAAACAGGTTTGGCCCGGTCATCTGCAGGACTGTAAAACGGCGGTCCGCTATTTAAGGAAACATGCTAAACAATATCAGATAGACACCGACCATATCGGTGCAATAGGCGGTTCAGCGGGAGGTCATCTGGTCGCCATGCTGGCCGTGACCGGCGATGACCCCCAACTCGATCCCAAAGGACCCTACGCCGATTTCTCTACGCGGATTCAGGCAGTCGTCCCCATGTATGGTGCACATGACCTGATTGCCCTGGCTAAATCACGCGACCTGTTGGACTCTTTTACGGATGAGGAGAAAGAACTCAGCCAACAGGCTTCTGCCGTATCACATCTCACGAAAGACGATCCTCCCTTTCTGATTTTACACGGAACAAAGGATACGACCGTCCCCCTGGAACAGTCAAAACGACTGCAATCGGCACTCCAGAATGAAAACATGCCCTCAGAACTGCTGATTATTGAGGGTGCCCCACACAGTTTTCATCTGCAACCCAGCCAGCAGGATCTCAGACCTGCCGTAATCGGTTTCTTTGATCGCTACCTGAAACCCTGA
- a CDS encoding metal ABC transporter solute-binding protein, Zn/Mn family yields the protein MRKLLAFSLILGLLAGCQSKQDAVSDQSSDQQQSGKQLNYPIPVAATVGMVADLVKNVGREYVAVTQIMGSGVDPHMHKASRDDVQTIMNSDMIFYSGLMLEGKMADTLIKVARTKPVFAVTELIDPKSLLEPDDFNGHYDPHVWMDVATWSLCVDAVKDALSQYDPRHADIYQKNADEYKQQLKTLHEYGLKTIKSIPENSRILITSHDAFNYFGRAYGLEVLGVQGISTESEAGLKRINELVDLLVAKNVKAVFVESSVSKKNITALIDGARAQGHEIVIGGELFSDAMGEAGSYEGSYTGMLDHNFTIVARALGGTAPEKGMQGKLTP from the coding sequence ATGCGAAAGCTTCTCGCTTTCAGTCTCATACTGGGCCTGCTGGCAGGTTGTCAGTCCAAACAGGATGCGGTTTCTGACCAATCCTCGGACCAACAGCAGTCAGGGAAGCAGTTAAACTACCCGATTCCAGTAGCCGCGACGGTCGGCATGGTGGCTGATCTCGTCAAAAATGTAGGACGCGAATATGTAGCCGTAACGCAAATCATGGGTTCGGGTGTCGACCCCCACATGCACAAAGCCAGCCGTGACGATGTACAGACCATCATGAATTCCGACATGATCTTCTATTCCGGTCTGATGCTGGAAGGCAAAATGGCAGACACCCTGATCAAGGTCGCGCGCACCAAGCCAGTCTTTGCTGTCACCGAACTGATCGATCCGAAATCACTACTGGAGCCCGACGATTTTAACGGACACTATGACCCCCACGTCTGGATGGATGTCGCGACCTGGTCGCTATGTGTTGATGCAGTGAAAGATGCATTGAGCCAGTATGACCCCAGACATGCTGATATCTATCAGAAAAATGCCGACGAATATAAACAGCAACTCAAAACTCTGCATGAGTATGGGCTTAAAACGATTAAGTCCATCCCGGAAAACAGTCGAATTTTAATCACTTCACACGATGCCTTTAATTATTTTGGACGCGCGTATGGACTGGAAGTGCTGGGCGTCCAGGGAATCTCAACGGAATCGGAAGCCGGTCTGAAACGCATTAATGAACTCGTGGATCTGCTGGTCGCCAAAAATGTGAAAGCCGTCTTTGTGGAGAGCAGTGTTTCTAAAAAGAACATCACAGCATTAATTGATGGTGCCAGAGCGCAAGGACATGAAATAGTAATTGGCGGCGAGCTGTTTTCAGATGCCATGGGAGAAGCAGGCAGCTATGAAGGGAGTTACACGGGCATGCTCGACCATAATTTCACAATCGTTGCCCGGGCACTTGGCGGCACCGCTCCGGAAAAAGGTATGCAGGGAAAACTCACTCCGTGA
- a CDS encoding metal ABC transporter ATP-binding protein, translating into MNISESSLPDQQNDASTAEIPLSVYDLTVAYHRKPVIWDVSFDIPPGKLIGIIGPNGAGKSTLLKAIMDLIPKASGRVQVFGKSYQKNRQRVGYVPQRESVDWDFPVDALDVVTMGLYKEIGWCLPVRKKHKDRAMEALNRVGIADYARRQISQLSGGQQQRTFLARALVQNADLYLMDEPFAAVDAATEKAIVQILQEMKESGKTALVIHHDLQTVPEYFDYVILLNMRVIDHGLTADVFTPENLQKTYGGRLTLLEEATETMRRREQSL; encoded by the coding sequence ATGAATATCAGCGAGAGTTCTTTACCAGATCAGCAAAACGATGCTTCAACTGCTGAGATACCGCTCTCTGTCTATGATCTCACCGTCGCATACCACCGGAAACCGGTGATCTGGGACGTCAGCTTTGATATTCCTCCGGGAAAGCTGATTGGAATCATCGGGCCGAATGGCGCAGGGAAAAGTACGCTACTCAAAGCCATTATGGATCTGATCCCCAAAGCGTCCGGGCGGGTTCAGGTTTTTGGCAAGTCCTATCAGAAAAACCGGCAACGCGTGGGGTATGTCCCCCAGCGCGAAAGTGTCGACTGGGATTTTCCCGTGGATGCCCTGGATGTAGTGACCATGGGACTCTACAAAGAAATTGGCTGGTGCCTGCCTGTTCGCAAGAAACACAAAGACCGAGCCATGGAAGCCCTGAACCGTGTAGGAATCGCCGACTATGCCCGCCGCCAGATCAGCCAGCTGTCGGGTGGACAGCAACAGCGAACCTTTCTGGCCCGCGCCCTGGTGCAAAACGCCGATCTCTACCTGATGGACGAACCATTTGCAGCCGTCGATGCGGCCACAGAGAAAGCCATCGTCCAGATTCTCCAGGAAATGAAGGAGTCTGGCAAAACGGCCCTGGTGATCCATCATGATCTGCAGACCGTTCCCGAGTATTTTGATTATGTCATCCTGCTGAATATGCGGGTAATTGATCATGGCTTGACCGCGGATGTTTTCACACCCGAAAATCTGCAGAAAACGTATGGCGGCAGACTGACCCTGCTGGAAGAAGCGACCGAAACAATGCGACGCCGGGAGCAGTCTTTATGA